The following proteins are co-located in the Sphingomonas donggukensis genome:
- the ald gene encoding alanine dehydrogenase, which yields MRIGVPKEIKNHEYRVGLTPPSVAELVAAGHEVIVETQAGSGIDFDDQDYVDVGARIVGTPADVFAQSDMIVKVKEPQASEIALLEPRHVLFTYLHLAADKPQAEGLMKSGATCIAYETVTGPRGGLPLLKPMSEVAGRMSVQVGAHYLEKEQGGRGVLLGGVPGVAPAKVAILGGGVSGVNAAQMAVGMRADVTIYDISNDRLAELDMFFSSQIKTAYASKAAIAAAVKNAHLVIGAVLVPGAAAPKLVTRDMLKTMKRGSVLVDIAIDQGGCFETSHATTHEDPVFEVDGVIHYCVANMPGAVARTSAFALNNATLPFALKLANMGAEAAMKADPHLAAGLNVYNGKIAYKAVADDLDLPYQSWNG from the coding sequence CGTCGGGCTGACCCCGCCGTCGGTCGCCGAACTCGTCGCCGCGGGCCACGAAGTGATCGTGGAGACGCAGGCCGGTTCGGGAATCGATTTCGACGACCAGGATTATGTTGACGTCGGCGCGCGCATTGTCGGTACGCCGGCGGACGTGTTCGCGCAGAGCGACATGATCGTGAAGGTGAAGGAGCCGCAGGCGAGCGAGATCGCCCTGCTCGAGCCGCGCCACGTGCTGTTCACCTACCTTCACCTCGCCGCCGACAAGCCGCAGGCCGAGGGGCTGATGAAGTCGGGCGCGACCTGCATCGCCTATGAGACGGTGACCGGCCCACGCGGCGGCCTGCCGCTGCTGAAGCCGATGTCGGAGGTCGCTGGCCGCATGTCGGTGCAGGTCGGCGCGCACTACCTCGAAAAGGAACAGGGTGGCCGCGGCGTGCTGCTCGGCGGCGTCCCCGGCGTCGCGCCGGCGAAGGTCGCGATCCTCGGCGGCGGCGTCTCCGGCGTCAACGCCGCGCAGATGGCGGTCGGGATGCGTGCCGACGTCACCATCTACGACATCTCGAACGACCGTCTCGCCGAACTCGACATGTTCTTCTCCAGCCAGATCAAGACCGCTTATGCCTCGAAGGCTGCGATCGCGGCGGCGGTGAAGAACGCGCATCTGGTCATCGGCGCGGTGCTGGTGCCGGGGGCCGCGGCGCCGAAGCTCGTCACGCGCGACATGCTGAAGACGATGAAGCGCGGGTCGGTGCTGGTCGATATCGCCATCGATCAGGGCGGTTGCTTCGAAACCAGCCATGCGACCACGCACGAGGATCCCGTCTTCGAGGTCGACGGCGTGATCCATTACTGCGTTGCCAACATGCCGGGCGCAGTCGCCCGCACGTCCGCCTTTGCGCTCAACAATGCGACGCTGCCGTTCGCGCTGAAGCTCGCCAACATGGGCGCCGAAGCCGCAATGAAGGCCGACCCGCACCTGGCGGCGGGCCTGAACGTGTACAACGGCAAGATCGCGTACAAGGCGGTCGCTGACGACCTCGACCTGCCCTACCAGAGCTGGAACGGATAA